A genomic region of Arachis stenosperma cultivar V10309 chromosome 9, arast.V10309.gnm1.PFL2, whole genome shotgun sequence contains the following coding sequences:
- the LOC130950157 gene encoding serine/threonine-protein kinase STY13-like codes for MHSESGDVGTPKGALEEAKALNSKMKRSGNLSSKDMLFRADKIDLKSLDDELEKHLTRVLSRHIEAKRPKEEWEIDLAKLNLQHVVANGAYGTVYKGTYDGQDVAVKVLDWGEDGGASAASLRASFQQEVTVWQKLDHPNVTKFVGASMGTSNLRIPREAGGQDSLPTQACCVVVEFIPGGTLKNYLFKNRRRKLPYKTVIQLALDLARGLSYLHSKKIVHRDVKTDNMLLDMNRNLKIADFGVARVEALNPSEMTGETGTIGYMAPEVLVGKPYNRRCDVYSFGICLWEIYCCDMPYSTRSFVDVSSAVTHQNLRPDIPRCCPSALVSIMRKCWDGNPNKRPEMDQVVRMLEAIDTSKGGGMLPDDQAPFCFCFGTVRGP; via the exons ATGCATTCGGAAAGTGGGGATGTTGGGACACCAAAAGGGGCATTGGAAGAAGCTAAGGCGTTGAATTCAAAGATGAAGCGTAGTGGGAACCTAAGCAGCAAAGATATGCTGTTTAGAGCTGATAAGATTGATCTcaagagtttggatgatgaGCTAGAAAAACACCTTACAAGGGTTCTGTCTAGACATATTGAGGCCAAAAGGCCTAAAGAAGAGTGGGAGATTGATTTGGCAAAACTAAATTTGCAACATGTTGTGGCGAATGGGGCCTATGGCACTGTCTATAAGGGCACCTATGATGGTCAAGATGTTGCAG TGAAAGTGTTGGATTGGGGTGAGGATGGTGGTGCTTCTGCTGCTTCCTTAAGAGCATCATTCCAGCAGGAGGTTACTGTTTGGCAAAAACTTGATCATCCAAATGTTACAAAA TTTGTTGGAGCTTCAATGGGGACATCAAACCTCAGAATTCCAAGAGAAGCCGGAGGCCAAGATTCTCTCCCTACTCAAGCATGTTGCGTGGTTGTTGAGTTCATCCCCGGTGGAACTCTGAAAAATTACTTGTTTAAGAACAGACGGAGGAAACTTCCTTACAAGACTGTGATTCAGCTGGCTTTGGATCTCGCTCGAGG TCTTAGTTATCTACATTCGAAAAAGATCGTGCATCGTGATGTTAAAACAGATAATATGTTGCTCGATATGAATCGAAATTTGAAAATAGCTGATTTTGGAGTTGCTCGTGTGGAAGCTTTGAATCCAAGTGAGATGACAGGTGAAACAGGAACCATTGGATATATGGCACCAGag GTTTTAGTAGGCAAGCCTTACAATAGAAGATGTGATGTGTATAGCTTTGGCATTTGCTTGTGGGAAATATACTGTTGTGATATGCCATATTCGACACGAAGCTTTGTTGATGTCTCGTCGGCAGTTACTCATCAGAATTTGCGACCGGATATTCCTCGATGCTGCCCGAGTGCATTGGTGAGCATCATGCGAAAATGCTGGGATGGGAACCCGAACAAGCGGCCGGAGATGGATCAGGTGGTGCGAATGTTGGAAGCAATTGATACCAGCAAAGGAGGAGGGATGTTGCCTGATGATCAGGCTCCATTTTGTTTCTGTTTTGGAACAGTTCGTGGTCCTTAG
- the LOC130947492 gene encoding homocysteine S-methyltransferase 3-like — translation MGLEGSDTLSFMRDFLDECGSSGCAVVDGGFATELERHGADLNDPLWSAKCLISSPHLVRRVHLDYLDAGANIIITASYQATLQGFEAKGVSREEGEGLLRRSVELAREARQVYYDRCTKDSCDFLSDDDRYWKRPILVAASVGSYGAYLADGSEYRGDYGDEVTVETLKDFHRERVKILVDAGADLIAFETIPNKLEAQAYAELLVEEDIRIPAWFSFSCKDETHVVNGDPIQDCASIADSCSQVVAVGVNCTAPRFIHGLISSIKKGTSKPIIVYPNSGETYIAETNQWEKSSGVAEDDFVSYVGKWRQAGASIFGGCCRTTPNTIRGISHAILTKQLQPQ, via the exons ATGGGTTTGGAAGGGAGTGATACGTTGTCGTTTATGAGGGATTTTCTAGATGAGTGTGGAAGTAGTGGGTGTGCCGTCGTAGATGGTGGGTTCGCGACTGAGCTTGAACGTCATGGTGCGGACCTCAACGACCCACTTTGGAGTGCCAAATGCCTTATAAGCTCCCCCCATTTAGTCCGAAGG GTTCATCTAGATTACCTTGATGCAGGAGCAAACATAATAATAACAGCATCTTACcag GCAACCCTGCAGGGTTTTGAGGCGAAAGGAGTGTCTAGAGAAGAAGGTGAAGGCTTGCTTCGAAGGAGCGTAGAACTTGCACGAGAGGCTCGACAGGTTTATTACGACAGATGCACCAAAGATTCTTGTGATTTTCTCAGTGATGATGATCGATATTGGAAACGTCCTATTCTAGTGGCAGCTTCAGTTGGAAGCTATGGCGCATATTTAGCTGATGGATCTGAATATAG AGGGGACTATGGAGACGAAGTAACTGTGGAGACACTAAAAGATTTCCACAGGGAAAGAGTGAAGATTCTTGTTGACGCAGGTGCTGACTTGATTGCCTTTGAGACTATCCCTAATAAATTGGAGGCACAGGCTTATGCTGAGCTTCTTGTGGAAGAGGACATACGCATCCCTGCATGGTTCTCTTTTAGCTGCAAAGACGAGACCCATGTGGTTAATGGTGATCCCATTCAGGACTGTGCTTCTATTGCTGACTCATGCTCACAGGTCGTGGCAGTTGGAGTCAACTGTACAGCTCCCAGATTTATTCATGGTTTGATTTCATCTATTAAAAAG GGTACAAGTAAGCCTATAATTGTGTATCCCAACAGTGGAGAGACTTATATTGCTGAGACCAACCAATGGGAG AAATCAAGTGGGGTGGCGGAGGATGATTTTGTATCATATGTAGGGAAATGGCGTCAGGCTGGGGCTTCTATCTTCGGTGGTTGCTGCAGGACTACTCCCAATACTATTAGAGGCATTTCTCATGCAATTCTCACAAAACAACTTCAACCACAATGA